The proteins below come from a single Nitrospinota bacterium genomic window:
- the argC gene encoding N-acetyl-gamma-glutamyl-phosphate reductase has protein sequence MVKVGIAGASGYTGLELVRLLTRHPEVEITAVTSETYQGQKIADVFPSFSGFSELVFASLSPSIASECDFLFLALPHTTAMNRVPDFLTGNCRVIDLSADFRLKSAEIFETWYDVAHEQVETLAESVYGLPELHREAIRSARLIANPGCYPTSVILALAPLLTTDWVDFQSIIADCKSGVSGAGRKPSLRTQFSECNEAVSAYGLGTHRHTPEIEQEISALAGQDITISFSPHLMPMTRGMLSTVYINLTSDMELEALRNHYLEFYKDEPFVRILNLGTFANTHYVVSSNYCDIGLQIDKRARRIVLTSAIDNLVKGASGQAIQNMNIMLGIDEKTALDSPGIFP, from the coding sequence ATGGTCAAAGTCGGTATTGCAGGCGCAAGCGGGTACACGGGGCTGGAACTGGTCCGGTTGCTGACCCGACATCCTGAAGTCGAAATAACCGCCGTCACCTCCGAAACCTATCAGGGCCAGAAAATCGCGGATGTTTTTCCATCCTTCAGCGGATTTTCAGAGCTGGTATTTGCCAGCCTCAGCCCTTCCATCGCCAGCGAGTGCGACTTTTTATTCCTGGCCTTGCCGCACACCACAGCCATGAACCGGGTTCCTGATTTTCTAACAGGAAACTGTCGAGTCATCGACCTCAGCGCCGACTTTCGTTTGAAATCCGCCGAAATATTTGAGACCTGGTATGACGTGGCTCACGAACAAGTGGAAACCTTGGCTGAGTCAGTTTATGGCCTGCCGGAACTGCATCGTGAGGCCATTCGGTCCGCCCGGCTGATAGCCAACCCTGGCTGTTACCCGACCAGCGTTATTCTGGCGCTGGCGCCGTTACTCACAACCGACTGGGTGGACTTCCAGTCGATCATCGCCGATTGCAAGTCCGGTGTTTCAGGGGCGGGAAGAAAGCCATCGCTCCGCACCCAGTTTTCCGAATGCAACGAAGCGGTTTCCGCTTACGGTCTGGGAACGCATCGCCACACCCCGGAAATCGAGCAGGAAATTTCCGCATTAGCGGGCCAGGACATCACCATCTCCTTTTCGCCGCATTTGATGCCCATGACCCGGGGAATGCTGAGCACTGTATATATTAACCTGACGTCCGACATGGAACTCGAAGCACTGAGAAATCATTACCTGGAATTTTATAAAGATGAACCGTTTGTCCGCATTTTAAATCTGGGGACTTTCGCCAACACGCATTACGTCGTGTCCTCAAATTACTGCGACATCGGGCTGCAAATCGATAAGCGCGCCCGGCGCATCGTCCTCACCAGCGCCATCGACAATCTGGTGAAAGGCGCCTCCGGGCAGGCCATTCAAAATATGAACATCATGCTGGGAATCGACGAAAAAACCGCCCTCGACTCCCCCGGCATTTTTCCATAA